From a single Capsicum annuum cultivar UCD-10X-F1 chromosome 12, UCD10Xv1.1, whole genome shotgun sequence genomic region:
- the LOC107851996 gene encoding (S)-coclaurine N-methyltransferase isoform X2: protein MMDGIVAVPYDATVRLMLSLLERNLLPDAVIRRLTRLLLATRLRSGYNPSAELQLSHLLHFVHSLREMPIAVMTEKPKSQHYELPTSFFKIVLGNHLKYSCCYFKDKSSTLEDAEKAMMELYCERSELKDGQTVLDVGCGWGSLSLYIAQKYSGCKVTGICNSVTQKAHIEEQCRELQLGNVEIIVADISTFEMEGSYDRILSIEMFEHMKNYEDLLKKISRWMKPDSLLFVHHFCHKAFAYHFEDVNDDDWITRYFFSGGTMPSANLLLYFQDDVSVVNHWLINGKHYAQTSEEWLKRMDKNISSIKPIMESTYGKDLAVKWTVYWRTFFISVAELFGYNNGEEWMVAHFLFKKK from the exons ATGATGGATGGCATAGTGGCGGTGCCATATGATGCTACGGTACGTTTGATGCTGTCTTTGCTGGAGCGCAACCTCTTGCCAGATGCCGTTATACGACGCCTCACAAGACTGCTCTTAGCTACCCGACTTCGCTCTGGTTACAACCCATCAGCCGAGCTTCAGCTCTCTCATCTTCTCCACTTTGTACATT CTTTAAGAGAGATGCCTATAGCTGTGATGACTGAGAAGCCAAAGTCCCAACATTATGAACTTCCTActtctttcttcaaaattgttCTTGGAAACCACCTCAAATACAG CTGCTGTTACTTCAAAGACAAGTCGAGCACTTTAGAGGATGCTGAAAAAGCGATGATGGAATTATATTGTGAAAGGTCAGAGTTGAAAGATGGACAAACTGTACTTGATGTTGGATGTGGCTGGGGCTCACTTTCTCTATACATAGCACAAAAATACAGTGGCTGCAAAGTTACTGGAATTTGTAATTCAGTGACCCAAAAAGCACACATAGAAGAGCAGTGCCG GGAGCTTCAACTGGGAAATGTGGAGATCATTGTTGCAGATATTAGCACATTCGAGATGGAAGGATCCTATGATAGAATATTGTCTATTGAAATGTTTGAG CATATGAAGAACTACGAAGATCTCCTGAAGAAGATCTCAAGATGGATGAAGCCAGATAGTCTTCTCTTTGTTCACCATTTCTGCCACAAGGCATTTGCTTACCACTTTGAG GATGTGAATGATGATGATTGGATCACTAGGTACTTCTTCAGTGGAGGTACAATGCCTTCTGCCAATCTCCTCCTCTATTTTCAG GATGACGTTTCTGTGGTTAATCATTGGCTCATTAACGGAAAACATTATGCGCAAACAAG TGAAGAATGGCTTAAGAGAATGGATAAGAACATAAGTTCCATAAAGCCAATAATGGAATCAACTTATGGGAAGGACTTAGCTGTTAAGTGGACTGTCTACTGGAGAACATTTTTCATTTCAGTTGCTGAACTGTTTGGTTACAACAATGGAGAAGAATGGATGGTTGCACATTTCCTCTTCAAGAAGAAATGA
- the LOC107851996 gene encoding (S)-coclaurine N-methyltransferase isoform X1 produces the protein MMDGIVAVPYDATVRLMLSLLERNLLPDAVIRRLTRLLLATRLRSGYNPSAELQLSHLLHFVHSLREMPIAVMTEKPKSQHYELPTSFFKIVLGNHLKYSCCYFKDKSSTLEDAEKAMMELYCERSELKDGQTVLDVGCGWGSLSLYIAQKYSGCKVTGICNSVTQKAHIEEQCRELQLGNVEIIVADISTFEMEGSYDRILSIEMFEHMKNYEDLLKKISRWMKPDSLLFVHHFCHKAFAYHFEDVNDDDWITRYFFSGGTMPSANLLLYFQCVEVPRSVQCTPKEVQKDRANLQDDVSVVNHWLINGKHYAQTSEEWLKRMDKNISSIKPIMESTYGKDLAVKWTVYWRTFFISVAELFGYNNGEEWMVAHFLFKKK, from the exons ATGATGGATGGCATAGTGGCGGTGCCATATGATGCTACGGTACGTTTGATGCTGTCTTTGCTGGAGCGCAACCTCTTGCCAGATGCCGTTATACGACGCCTCACAAGACTGCTCTTAGCTACCCGACTTCGCTCTGGTTACAACCCATCAGCCGAGCTTCAGCTCTCTCATCTTCTCCACTTTGTACATT CTTTAAGAGAGATGCCTATAGCTGTGATGACTGAGAAGCCAAAGTCCCAACATTATGAACTTCCTActtctttcttcaaaattgttCTTGGAAACCACCTCAAATACAG CTGCTGTTACTTCAAAGACAAGTCGAGCACTTTAGAGGATGCTGAAAAAGCGATGATGGAATTATATTGTGAAAGGTCAGAGTTGAAAGATGGACAAACTGTACTTGATGTTGGATGTGGCTGGGGCTCACTTTCTCTATACATAGCACAAAAATACAGTGGCTGCAAAGTTACTGGAATTTGTAATTCAGTGACCCAAAAAGCACACATAGAAGAGCAGTGCCG GGAGCTTCAACTGGGAAATGTGGAGATCATTGTTGCAGATATTAGCACATTCGAGATGGAAGGATCCTATGATAGAATATTGTCTATTGAAATGTTTGAG CATATGAAGAACTACGAAGATCTCCTGAAGAAGATCTCAAGATGGATGAAGCCAGATAGTCTTCTCTTTGTTCACCATTTCTGCCACAAGGCATTTGCTTACCACTTTGAG GATGTGAATGATGATGATTGGATCACTAGGTACTTCTTCAGTGGAGGTACAATGCCTTCTGCCAATCTCCTCCTCTATTTTCAG TGTGTAGAAGTGCCTAGATCAGTGCAATGCACTCCCAAGGAAGTCCAGAAAGATCGAGCTAACTTGCAG GATGACGTTTCTGTGGTTAATCATTGGCTCATTAACGGAAAACATTATGCGCAAACAAG TGAAGAATGGCTTAAGAGAATGGATAAGAACATAAGTTCCATAAAGCCAATAATGGAATCAACTTATGGGAAGGACTTAGCTGTTAAGTGGACTGTCTACTGGAGAACATTTTTCATTTCAGTTGCTGAACTGTTTGGTTACAACAATGGAGAAGAATGGATGGTTGCACATTTCCTCTTCAAGAAGAAATGA